The Gloeocapsopsis sp. IPPAS B-1203 region GCACTTATGCCACTACTGAGCAAGGCTACGAAGGTTTAGTTCATGGCAAAAAGATGCTAGTTGTGACTGCTAGCGGTGGTAGCTATAGATCGGGAACTCCAGCAGAACAGTATGATTACCTTAAGCCTTTTTTACAGGCTGTATTTGGCTTAATCGGAATTACTGATATTACCTTTGTACAAGCCGATAACCTCAGCAGTGGTGACGACGCGCGTCAAGACTCTTTAGACGAAGCCCGTACAACGATTGAAGAGTTAGTTGCTAACTGGTAGTAACTTAGCTGTAGAACTACGACTTTACAGGGTTGACCGTTGAGGGGTAACACTTTCGTCAAAATCTGATCTAGAGGATATGATACTAGAAAAGGTTAGTCATATTAAACTTTAGACAGAATCATTGCGAGGTATGAGGCTTCTCACAGATAAGCGGGTGAAACTCTTCAAAGTCAACGTTTTGACCAATTAAATTTAAGTTGGTTGCAAATAATAACTGATTTTACGATGCGACTACACCGTATAATATGTTAAGTGGGAACTAGTAGAAAGTTGAAGAGTTTCACTACTCCCATTTTTATAAATCTCAATATTTAAGAAATACTGTCTTCACATAAGGTTTTTAACGCTACTTGTGATTTGTTATGCCAAAAATCTGTTCGCAAAAATTGCGATCGCTTTGAGTTTAGTCTGCTCCTAGCATAGTTGACGATAACTTTGGTGTCATTCTTGTATATCTAGGATAATTAAGCTGGTTCATCACCTCAGATAAGCTATCTTCAATAAAAATTGCGTCAGCTTCACTGATATAGTCTTGCCATTTTTTAGTAGGTTTCTTTATCGTACCAAATAGATTGGGATACATCTTCTCTTCAGCAAACTCAGGATATTCATTTCTACTTTCAGGAATACACTCCTCTTCGTATGATTCCTCTAAAAAGTCGCAAACTCGACGAATTATTAATTCTGGCTCGCTAATAAAGTCTTCATACCGAATTAACATAAATTGGCAGGGATTGGAGTGATATTCTCTCAATACCAGTTGGATACGTTTCGTGTAAAGTTCACAAAAATCTTTAGGAGAAAGCATTAGCCAGGTAAGATTTGACTTTTCAATACCATCTTCCAAAGAAACCTTGAGCCTCTGCCTATAAGAACTATATACATCAAGAGGATGACGATATATATGGATAAACTTAGCTTTGGGAAATGTTGCTTTTATTTCTGGAATTCTATATACATGTAAAGGGCTTTTTTCAATTATTCTTTTCGTACCTCGTGCTTGCTCAGCATAGTAAAAAAATGTCTGAAGCAAAAGTACATTAAAAGTTAGCTTATATGTTAAAGATCTTAATAGATTAAACTTAGTAGCAATTTTAGTAGATAGCGTTTCCGTAAAAAAACAATATTGAAATACCCTTATCCACCTAGTTTTTTTAAGAAAACGATGGTAGCAATCTGTATTATTTAGTAAATACTTGAGTGGTTTTTTGTTATCAATACAAGAATTATAGAAAACCTTAGATTCTGTAAGATCTACTCCAGTTTTTTCCTTACTATTATATGGTCTAAAGCTAGAATGTCTTTGAAGTACTCGGTAAAGAATACTACTACCACTTCGAGAACCACCTATAATAAACACAGGTGACTTTTGTTTCATAAGCGTTGAAATTTCAGATAGAGTTAAATTCATAAGCTTGTTGTAGTAATAGGACTGAACTTTCCTTATTCGTTAAATCTTGGAGTAAGATCTTAAACAACATTTGTATATATTAAACTCCTACAAATTTAACATTTTGTCTATTCAGAGAAAGTTAGGATAGTTCAGGTAATTAATAGAAATAAATATTTTTTGATATTAGTAAAAGAAATAAAATAATTTATGTAAGATGTTATACACCTTTGTTAGTCGGAGATAAAAATCTGATTGCGAAATAAGAGATAATCTAGCTATAAAGTAGGTAGTTGTATAGTTTACTCAAATGTGCAAACTTAGTTGTATAGGTTATGCGATCGCTTTCTCATAATTATGGTAGCTGAATCGTTTTCGCAAATAAGCTTTGTAATCGATGTAGTTGTGCGCCACCTTGGTAGAGTAAATCGCCTTTACCGAGTAAATAAGCTGCTGAAGTTTGTTTTCCCCCTAAGATAATCGCAGAATCAGCCTCACTCGCAGTCCGCAGCGCAACTCTTCCTGGTAAATTTGAGCGGATAATTGGAGTAACGACTTTAGCTTCAGGACGTTGTGTAGCAATGATAAGATGAATTCCTGCAGCGCGTGCCATTGCACCTAATCGTTTAATACTTTGTTCGAGTGCATTGCGGCTTTCTTTTTCTGCCATAAAATCAGCATACTCATCAAATATACAGACGATACGGGGAGTTGAGAAATGCGTTTTCTGATTGTAGCTATTCAAATCGGCACATCCTGCTGATTCAAACAGTTGATAGCGCTGTTCCATTTCTGTCACGAGTCGATCCATTAATTCAATTGCCTGTTCGGTATCCTTAACTACAGGTGAATAAAGCGATCGTATCTGTTCAAATTCTGGAAACGTGACTCGTTTAGGATCGACAAGCGCAACTTTAAG contains the following coding sequences:
- a CDS encoding sulfotransferase — translated: MNLTLSEISTLMKQKSPVFIIGGSRSGSSILYRVLQRHSSFRPYNSKEKTGVDLTESKVFYNSCIDNKKPLKYLLNNTDCYHRFLKKTRWIRVFQYCFFTETLSTKIATKFNLLRSLTYKLTFNVLLLQTFFYYAEQARGTKRIIEKSPLHVYRIPEIKATFPKAKFIHIYRHPLDVYSSYRQRLKVSLEDGIEKSNLTWLMLSPKDFCELYTKRIQLVLREYHSNPCQFMLIRYEDFISEPELIIRRVCDFLEESYEEECIPESRNEYPEFAEEKMYPNLFGTIKKPTKKWQDYISEADAIFIEDSLSEVMNQLNYPRYTRMTPKLSSTMLGAD